From Hoeflea sp. 108:
CGCAAACCGGCATCGCATTCGGGCGGCCGGCGATTGGCCACGGCGGAGATGTCGCCGACGAAGGCCAGCCGCGCACTGCGCTGCGGTGGCGGCAAGAATTCGCCCTGCGCCGGCAGGAAGCCCGGAACGTTCCCGCCCAACGACGGCTTCAGGAAGCGAAGCGGCCAGGAAAGCTTGTAGGAGAGAGGATAGTTGGACACGCTGCGCCTGAATTGTCACCCAACCCACCTTACCAGCAAAACATTGTGCGAAGGTGGCCCGGCTATACTTATGCAGCGCGTCGTCTTGGACGCCGGCCGGCCCGTTCCATTGCCAGGCGATAGACCCCGTCGATCTCGCTGACGATCCGCTGCGGGGCAAGCTTTCGCACAAGTGTCTGCCTGTCCTGCGCGCCCAGCGTGGCACGCAACGCATTGTCCCGGAGCCTCAACGCGGCAGCCGTCATGCCCTCGACATCGCCGACGGCAAACAGGCGCTCCTCCGGCAACAGGTCCACCATGTTGCCGACGCGCGTCGACAACACAGCTATTTCAGCCGCCATGGCCTCCAGCGGTGCGATCGGCGCCTGCTCGTCGCGCGACGTCATCAGAAACAGGTCGAAGGCCGGCAGCAGATTCAGAGCATCTTTGCGCTGCCCCGGCAGATGGACTCTGCCCTCAACCTCGGAACCGGCCAAGGCGGCGTTCCAGCCGGGCATCGGCTCGACCCCGTCGATATCTGCGCCGATCACCAGCAGCTCCGCATCGACACCGCCGGCCAGCAACCCGCGCAGCACACCGACCATGTCGAGCTGGTTCTTGCGCTGAGACAGGTGCCCGATCGAGCCGATCAGGAATGCCTCTTCCCGGATGCCCAGGGCGCGGCGCGCCGCGCGCCTGCGTTCGGCGGTTGCGGGCGCGATGCTGCCGGTGTCGAACATGTTCGGAATGAGATGGAGGCGGCGGCGCGAAACCAGCATGTGCCTGGCATAATAATCCGCGGTCCATTTGCTCGGCGCGATGACCTCATGCGCAAACAGCCAGGGCAGCTGGAACTGCCGCGCATGCGCCGTCATGACGACGGGCGTGCCGGCGGCACAGCGGAACACGAGCCCGAACTTGTTGGCCCGGCTGCCATGGGCGTGGACGACGTCCTCGCCCCAGTCGCGAATGGCATAGCCGACGCGGCGAAGTTCGTCCGGCTTGGAGAACAGGTCGGACGTGACCGTCCGGATCGGGCCATTGAACGGCTGGCCTTCGATCCACGAGCCTTTCATCTGGACGAGCATGATGTCGTGGCCGGCGTCGAGCTGGGCCTGGATCAGCATCCTGGAACTCGTTGCCACGCCATTCAGCCCGCCATGGCCGACCAGATGCACGATCTTCATGCGCCCCTCGCATCGGCCGGCAGATGTTCAAACGACGATTGCGCTGGGATCACGTGCTTGCGACCGGTCCGACAGATGGTGCGCGACCAGAAGCCATTAGCCGTGGCTTAAATATGGCAAAAGCCTGCGGCACGGCAACAATCGCATCGTTACACAGGTATAAAGCATAACGACATCAGGCCACTGGCCAGAATGACAAGGAGCGTTAGCTTGTCATGGTTCGACATGAACTTCGGCTCGGAGAACTGCCCATGATGTTTCGAAAACTTGCCGTCACCGCAGCGGTGCTGGCCGGGACGATGGTACTGCCGGCGATAGCCATGGCGGCCGACGCCTTCACCACCGGCAATGTCAACGTCCGCAGCGGCCCCGGCACCGGCTATGCCAAGGTCGGAATGCTGCGTGAGGGCACGCCCGTCGACCTGCGCGGCTGCGAAGGCAACTGGTGCAATGTCTACGGCCCGAGGCTGAGGGGATGGGTCTCGGCCAACTTTCTCTCCGACTATGTCGGCCGCCCGCCGGCAGTGATCGTGGCGCCGACCATCGTCGTGCGTCCGCCGCATTATCGTCCGCCGCACTGGAACCGGCCTCCGAACTGGAATCGCCCGCCCAAGCCACGGCCACCCAGGCCGCGTCCGCCCGGCGCGCACTGCAAGATAGCGCCCGGCTTCCCCTGCCCGCGGTAGGCACTTCCTGACAGCCTGTTGTCAGCAGCAAGAACAGGCATGGGCGCGTGCGCCGGCTTTCCGGCGCCGCGCCCTTTCCATTTGGACCGATACCGCCCATATTCCGCTCATGGCCAAATCTCCCGACAAAAAATCGCCTTCGGCGATCTCTGGACGTGCCGCGAACAAGCGCGGCGGCAATGGCGTGACCGCCTATCTCGACGCGTCCGAACCGCTGCATCGCGATGGTTTCGGCGAGGTGCCTCAGGCTGAGTTCACGGGAGCCCCCTTGTCCGGGTCGATCTCCGACTGGGCCGACGAGATCGCGCGGGAAGCGGAAAAGCCCCAGCCCAAGGCCAAAAAGATCCCCGAGAAGAGCTCGGCGCCGACCCGTTCGGCGCGCGGCACCTCGATGGGTGGCGCTGCCTCCGCCAAGGAACGCGCGGCCGCCGGCCTCAACCCGGTCGCCGGCCTCGACATTTCGCTTGAGGACGCGGCGTCGCTGTCCAATTCAGGCGTCACCGCCACGGTGGCCGCGCTTTCGGCGCTCATCGAGAGCGGCAACCCGCTGCACAAAAACGGCGAGATCTGGGTTCCCCACCGCCCCGCCCGGCCGGAAAAATCCGAAGGCGGCATCCAGATCGTCATGCAGTCGGAGTTCGAGCCGGCCGGCGACCAGCCCACCGCCATCAAGGACCTCGTCGAGGGCGTCGGCAATGCCGACCGTACCCAGGTGCTGCTCGGCGTCACCGGCTCGGGCAAGACCTTCACCATGGCCAAGGTGATCGAGCAGACGCAGCGCCCGGCGCTGATCCTCGCGCCCAACAAGACGCTGGCCGCCCAGCTCTATGCCGAGTTCAAGAAGTTCTTCCCCGACAACGCGGTCGAGTATTTCGTCTCCTATTACGACTACTACCAGCCCGAGGCCTACGTCCCGCGCACCGACACCTATATCGAGAAGGAATCGACCATCAACGAGCAGATCGACCGCATGCGCCACTCGGCGACGCGATCGCTGCTCGAACGCGACGACGTCATCATCGTCGCCTCGGTGTCCTGCATCTACGGTATCGGCTCGGTCGAAACCTATACGGCGATGACCTTCCAGATGCAGGTCGGCGACCGGCTCGACCAGCGCCAGCTGCTCGCCGACCTCGTCGCCCAGCAATACAAGCGCCAGGACATCAACTTCGTGCGCGGCTCGTTCCGCGTGCGCGGCGACACCATCGAGATCTTCCCCGCCCACCTTGAAGACTCGGCCTGGCGCATCTCGCTGTTCGGCGACGAAATCGAGCAGATCACCGAGTTCGACCCGCTCACCGGGCAGAAGACCGGCGACCTCAAGTCGGTCAAGATCTACGCCAACTCGCACTATGTGACGCCGCGCCCGACCTTGAATCAGGCCATCAAGTCGATCAAGGAAGAGCTGCAGCACCGCCTGCAAGAGCTTGAAAAGGCTGGCCGCCTGCTCGAGGCCCAGCGTCTGGAACAGCGCACCCGCTTCGACCTCGAGATGCTCGAGGCCACCGGCTCCTGCGCCGGCATCGAAAACTATTCGCGCTATCTCACCGGCCGCCGCCCCGGCGATCCGCCGCCGACCCTGTTCGAATACATCCCCGACAACGCGCTCGTCTTCATCGACGAAAGCCACGTCACCGTGCCCCAGATCGGCGGCATGTACAGGGGCGACTTCCGTCGTAAGGCGACGCTGGCCGAATACGGCTTCCGCCTGCCGTCCTGCATGGACAACCGTCCGCTGCGCTTCGAGGAATGGGACGCCATGCGCCCGCTCACCATCGGCGTCTCGGCCACGCCGGGACAGTGGGAAATGGAAGAGGCCGGCGGCGTGTTCGCCGAGCAGGTCATCCGCCCGACCGGTCTGATCGACCCGCCGGTCGAGGTGCGCCCCGCCAAGAACCAGGTCGACGATGTCGTCGGCGAAATCCGGGAGACGACCAGGGCCGGCTACCGCACGCTGGTGACGGTGCTGACCAAGCGCATGGCCGAGGACCTGACCGAATACCTGCACGAAAACGGCGTCCGCGTCCGCTACATGCACTCCGACATCGACACGCTGGAGCGCATCGAGATTCTGCGCGACCTGCGCCTCGGCGCCTTCGACGTGCTGGTCGGCATCAACCTGCTGCGCGAAGGCCTCGACATTCCCGAATGCGGTTTCGTCGCCATCCTCGACGCCGACAAGGAAGGCTTCCTGCGTTCCGAAACCTCGCTGATCCAGACCATCGGCCGCGCGGCGCGTAACGTCGACGGCAAGGTCATCCTCTACGCCGACCAGATCACCGGCTCGATGGAGCGCGCGATGGCCGAGACCACGCGCCGCCGCGAAAAGCAGATGGTGTGGAACGAGGCCAACGGCATCACGCCGGAGAGCGTCAAGTCGCGCATCTCCGACATCCTCGATTCGGTCTACGAGAAGGACCACGTCCGCGCCGACATCTCGCAGTTCACCGACGATGCCGGTTCGATGATGGGCAACAACCTCAAGGCCCATCTCGAAGCCCTCGACAAGCAGATGCGCAACGCCGCCACCGACCTCGACTTCGAGAAAGCGGCCCGCATCCGCGACGAGATCAAGCGCCTGCGCGAGATGGAGCTCGCCATCTCCGACGATCCGCTGGCCCGCGAGGTCGAGGGTCAGAGCCCGTCCTCGGGCCGCGAGAAGGGCAAGCACAACAAGGGCGTCGCCAAGCACCGCACCGCCGAGGAGCAGGAGCGTTTCCGCAAGCTCGACGAGGCGCGCGCCGCCGAGGAGGCCGCCAAGGCCGCGCGCCCCAACATGTTCCGCAAGCCCGAACTCGATGAAATGGGCGCCGACGGCACAAGGCCGTCGGGCAAGTCGCTGTTTGCCAAGCCTCATATCGACGACATGGGCCCGGGCACCGACATGACGACGCCAGCCGGCGCCGTGTCGCGCTCGCTGTTCAAGAAACAATCGGCGGCAGAAGCCCACGGCTCCGACTATGGCGTTCCCGACGACGGCAAGTCGCTGTTCAAGAAGAACAACCTCGACGAGATGACCGTCCGCCGCACCGAAAAGCCGGTCGAAGGCGTCAAGCCGATCAAGCGCGCCAAGATCGGCGCCGGCTCCTACGAGGACCCGGCCGAAGCCGCGCGCGAAAAGCGGCGGCCGGGCAAATCAGGACGGCCGGGGAAATAAGCAAAGCAGCTTCACTGAGAGCGGCAAGGAGCGATCGCTAGCACGGCCCTTGATTGTCCTGCGACCCTTGCGTCTGCCGCACCGCCCACTCGATGTTGCCGCGCGAGATGCAGAGATCCTTCAATGCGGCATCGTCCAGGCGCGACAGTCTCCGTGCGGCACCCCATTGGCGAATGGCCGACGCCGCCGAACCGACTGTTACAAGCATGGCGCGGGCGAGCCTGCCGCGACGTGCGGTCCTGCCTTGATTTTCGATCATGGTCGTCATGGCCGGTCTCCAGGGAATGGGAACAGGCTAACGACCCGACTGGCATAATGGAAACGAATGTATATTATGACCTCGATAAGAGGTCCTTATGCCATACAACATCGATATCGCGTTGCTGAGGGCATTCCTGGCCGTGGTCGACACCGGCGGGATGACCAGTTCGGCCAAAGTGCTCAACCTCACACAGGCGGCCGTCAGCCAGCAGGTCAAGCGGCTCGAGGACAGTTTCGGCTGCGCCCTCTTCGAGCGCGACCGCAAGGGCCTGAAACTGACGCCAACGGGCGAGCGCCTTGTCGTCCAGGCGCGCCGCCTCGTCCGCAACAATGACGAGGTCTGGTCGGCGATGAACGAAGCCGAATTCGAGGGAGAAATCCGCCTCGGCATTCCTTCCGATTTCGTCCGTTGCTTCGGCGCTCCCATCCTCAAGCAATTCGACCAGGCCTGGCCGCGCGTGCGCGTGTCACTCATTTGCGACATAACCCAGCGCCTGCTTGAAAAGCTCGATGGCGGCGAGGTCGACCTGACCTTCGCGGTGGAGAAAAAATGCGGCCACAATGGCGAGACGCTGCTGTCCGACCCGTTGGTCTGGGTCGGCGCCAAGGGTGGCCAGGCCTATGAGCGCGATCCGCTGCCCATATCGACTGATGACGAAACCTGCATGCTGCGACCCTTTGCGCTCAAGGCACTGGCAGACCAGGGACGGGTCTGGCGCTGGGTCTGCGAAGACAGCAATTTCGATCCCATCCTGGCGACACTCGACGCCGATATTGCGGTGGCGCCGCTGCTCGCTTCGACCGTACCGCCGGGCTTTGAAATCCTGGGCGAGCGGCATGGGCTGCCGTCCTTGCCGAGCTTCTGGATCAATCTCTATCAGCCGCATGCAGGCCCGACGCGCCTTTCCCAGGAACTGGCATTGCACATACGCGACGTGGTCGGCGCCCGTTCGCAAGTTCTTGCCTGATCCAGCTCGCTGTTTCAGCACAGAACCGCGCGCCTTCGGCCCGCCTCGGCTGCGGTGGAAAAAATGTCGTCGGCCATGTCGACCTGGGCGGACTTCGTTCGTCCTAGTGGCGAGGCATCGGCCGAAGGCGGCCAACGATGCCTGCAACAGACGCCGCAAAAGGCGGTGATTGGCTCGTAACGAGGAACGGAGACTGAAATGTCTGAAGCACAGAAGATCGACTACCCCGCACCGAAGGTTCTTGGCGGCCTGGTCGCCTATCTGCAGGTCGACGGCGCCCTGAAGGCGGCCGAGTTCTACAAGCGTGCCTTCGGCGCCGAGACCATTTTTGCGGTCCCGGCGGACGAAAAGGGACGGACCATGCATGTCCATCTCTACGTCAACGGCTCGTCGATGATGCTGAGCGATGCCTTTCCCGAGCACGGCCATGCGCACGAAAAGGCGCAGGGCTATACCATGCAGCTCATCCTCGGCGACGACATCGACGCCTGGTGGAAGCGCGCTGTGGATGCCGGCTGCGAGGTTGAGGTGCCGCTCGACGTCATGTTCTGGGGCGACCGCTGGGGCCGGCTCCGCGATCCCTTCGGCGTCGCCTGGGCGATGAACGCGCCGGTCAAGCCGGCCTGATCCAAGGCTAGCCGCTGCGCGCCTGAAGGCGCGCAGCACCTCAGCGGTCGTGCGTCTCGCCCGACAGCGGCGTCGCCAGCATCGACGGCCGTTGCTCGAATGCGTCGAACCAGCGCGTCAGCCGCTGCCGCCCGCGAAACGACGGCAGGTCGCGAAACGCCATCCACGACAGCGCGGTCGCCAGCGCGATATGCCCGACATGCAGGGGCGCGTCGGCATCCACGGCGGCTTCGAGCCAGTCATAGGTCGCCTCGATCTTGTCCCGGTAACCCTCGGCAAGCGCCTCGTAGCGCAGTTGCTCGGGCCGCCTTTCGGTTTCCCAGCGCAAGCCGATGCCGGTCTGCGCCAGCCCTTGCGCCACCGCCTGCAGCCGCAGCGCCTGCCAACGGACCTCGCCTTCTCCAGGGATCAGCTTCCGCCCGTCATGCAGCGTGTCGAGATAGGCGCAGATGACATCGGAATCGAGGATCGGCTCGCCGTCCGCCTGCATCAGGACAGGCACTTTCCCCAGCGGGTTTTCGGCATAGACGCGATCATTGCGCAGCGTCGGGCTGGTTTCCTGGTGGATGACCTCGAGCCGGTCGGCGAGGCCCGCCTCGTGGGCGAACACCAGCGCCTTGCGGGCAAAGGGCGAATGGGTCTGGTAATAGAGGATCATCTGCTGTCGCACCGTCTGGCCGTTGTCGTAAGCGGCAATTCATAGGGCAAGGCGGGCGAGAATTGCGCTCTGTTGCGGCCGCCGCGCTGCAAGTTAGTTTCGCCGGACCGCCCCGCCGCGAGCGGCCCCGCCGATCTTTATGCTTTCCCTATAAATCTCCCTGCCGCTGCGTCTCGAACCTTCACGCGGTGCAGCCCTATCTCTGTTCCACCATGAAGCCCGACCCGACATTGGCCGACCGCATCGCCGCTGCAAGAATCCTGCGCGAGCATCATGTCTGGGCGGTGGCAGCGAGCTTCGCGGCGATCGAGGATCGTGCGTTGACCACACGCCGGCGCTTCCAGTCGCTGATGGCAGCCGATGCGCTGCTCGACGCCGTGACGCTGCTTGCCCAAAGCGCCGAGCCGCCGCGCGCCATCGAAACGCTTACCCTGCACGACGGCCGCTGGCAGTGCGCCATGCGCGCCGGATCGTCGGCACGGCTGCGCAAGGCCGAACATGCCGATCTCGCCGCAGCCGTGCTGATGGCTCTGCTCAGGACCTTTCCGCAGCGATCCCGACGCGGCCCAAGGCCGGCGTCCCCTCTCCAGCCCAACAGGAGTTTTTTCCATGACCACTGACCAGCTTCGCCGGCGCCTGTTCGGCGCCATGTCGGCGCTCGTCACCCCCTTCCGGGGTGGCGAGGTCGACCTCGCCGCACTTGCCGCGCTGACGGAATGGCAGATCAGCGAAGGCATCAACGGCCTGGTGCCCTGCGGCACGACAGGGGAAGCGCCGACGCTTGCCTGGCACGAGCGCATCGCCGTCATCCGCACCTGCGTCGCGGTCTCTGCCGGGCGCGTGCCTGTCATTGCCGGAACCGGCAGCAACAGCACCGATGCGACCGTGGCCTTCACGGCGGCCTCGCGCGACTTCGGCGCCGATGCGGTCCTAATCGTCACGCCCTATTACAACAGGCCGACGCAGAGCGGCATCGTCAGGCATTTCGAGACGGTCGCGGCAAAGGTCGACATCCCCATCATCGTCTACAACGTGCCTTCCCGCACCGGCGTCGACCTTGCGCCCGAAACCATGGCGCGGCTCGCCGACATCCCTTCGATCGTCGGCTTCAAGGACGCCACCGGCGACCTGTCGCGCCAGATGGCCCAGTCCCAGCGTTTCGGCAGCCGCTTCGTCGCCCTGTCGGGGCATGACGCCACTGCCTTCGGCTTCAACACCATGGGCGGCAGCGGTACCATCTCGGTCGTCGCCAATGTCGTCCCGCGCCTGTGCGTCGACATGCACGACGCCTGCCGGCGGGGCGACACCCACACCGCCCGCGCCATTCAGCAGCGCCTGCGCCCGCTGATTGCGGCGCTCGAACGCGAGACCAATCCGGTGCCGGTGAAATATGCGCTGCACGCCATGGGCAGGATCCAGCCCGATATGCGCCTGCCTTTGCTCGAGGCCGAGCCGGAGACGGCGGCAGCGATCCGCACTGCCTTGACCGCTTTCGAACCGCAGCCGCGCCTGCGCGCCGCCCGCCCCGCACGCCCGGGGCCCGGCTTCATCAGGCGGCACCTGTGAAATCCCGATGTCCTTGTCCTTCGCCCTCAATCGAAACCCTATGGCGAAGGCCTCGCATCATCAGTGCAGACGCGGTTCGACCGCATCGCTTTGAAAGAACTTCAGGAAAGGCAAAAATCATGGGCAGCGCTGCTCACGACATCCATCCGGCACTCCACAGCCATCGCTTCATGGTCGGCCGCGACGCCTCCGGCCACTGGGTGGTCAGCGACGAAAAGGCCATGGTCGGCGGCATCTTCGCCGACAGGGAATCGGCGGTGCGGTTTGCGCTGGCCGAAAGCGATCATGTGCCCGGCGCGGTGTTCTGCGCCCCCGCCGAAATCACCCTGAGCCTCGATCCGGTCTTTCCGGAGCCTCGTCGCAACTGACGCGCTGGCGTGCCTCGGGCTTATCGGCCCGAGGCACCTCCTCGGCACGGAAGGCGCTGGTCCTGGGAGGATGACACGCGCAATCCGTATGCGAGCCCCGCCACAGCGTGAGCAGCGTCCTGGCAAGCGTCATGCCGCCGACTTCTCCCAGTCCGGAAACGGATCGGCGAGATTGCGCCAGAGTTCGGGGGCAAAACCTTCCGCGTCGACAAGGCAGCTGTCGAGTTCGGCGCGGATGCGCACCTCGTTCATCGGGTGGCAACCGATGAAGACGATCTCCTGCCGCCGATCGCCCCAGACGGGATCGAGATAAGGCTGCATCGCCGCCTGCCATTCGGCATGGTCGGGCCAGCGCGACCTCGGCACCGCGGCCCACCACAGGCCCCGCCTGGCGGTGCGCACCAGGGCGCCGGCCTGGCTCAGCTCGCCGACATGCTGCGGCCGCGTCGCCAGCCAGAAGAAGCCTTTGGCCCGGATCACGCCTGGCCACTCCCTCGATATGAATGCCTTGAGTTTTACAGGGTCGAACGGTCGACGGGCGCGGTAGACGAAGGAGCTGACGCCATATTCCTGCGTCTCCGGCACATGATCTGCGAAACCGTGCAGTTCCTTGAACCACAGCGGATGCTGCTCGGCGCGGTCGAAGTCGAAGCGGCCGGTGTCGAGCACCTCCGCCAGCGGCACCGCGCCAAAATCGACCTCAACCACATGGGCATCGGGGTTCAGCGCCCGGATGATCCTGCGCGCCGCCTCGATGTCGTCGCGGCTTGCCGCCGACACCTTGTTGAGCACCACCACGTCGGCGAACTCGATCTGCTCCACCAAGAGGTCGACCAAAGTGCGTTCGTCGCCCGCGCCGAGCGACTGGCCCCTGTCGCGCAGGAACTCCGACGAGGCATAGTCCTTAAGCAGGTTCGCCGCGTCGACCACCGTCACCATCGTGTCGAGCCGCGCCACGTCGGACAGGCTTTCGCCATGCTCGTCGCGGAACTCGAAGGTCGAGGCCACAGGCAGCGGCTCGGAAATGCCGCTCGATTCGATCAGCAGGTAGTCGAAGCGCCCCTGTTCGGCCAGCTCCCTGACGCTCTTGAGCAGGTCGTCGCGCAGCGTGCAGCAGATGCAGCCATTGCTGAGCTCGACCAGCTTTTCCTCGGTCCGCGACAGGTTGGCGCCGCCATCGCGCAGCAGTGCTGCATCGATGTTCACCTCGCTCATGTCGTTGACGATGACCGCGACCTTGCGGCCTTCCCTGTTGTTGAGAACGTGGTTGAGAAGCGTCGTCTTCCCCGCCCCCAGGAAGCCCGACAGGACCGTCACGGGCAGGCGTCTTGCTGTTCGCACCGGCACGATGCTCTCCTTGCTGCATTTCGATGCGGTATCAATAATGTTATACCATTACAGTCGTCAAGCCATCTTTGGTGCGAAGAAAGCCCGGCTGAGCAACTCCGCCCGTTAGCCGAGCGGCACGGTCAGGCCGGCCTTGACCCGGTCCATCGCGACCAGCGTGCGGAAGCGCTTGATGTTGGGATTGGCGAAGAACAGCCGCCGGGTCAGCGCCTCATATTCAGCCATCGACGTCACCGTCACGATCAGCACGAAGTCGGCCTCGCCGGTGACATAGTAGCATTGCTGCACTTCGGGTGCTGCGGCAAAGCTCGCCTTGACGGCGTCGAGCAGGTCTATCTTCTCGCTCTCGACTGCGATCTCGACGACGATGGTGATCGGTCGGCCGACCTTGCCGGGGTCGATGACGGCGACATTGGCCGAGATCACGCCTGTTTCCTCCAGGCGCTTGATGCGGCGCTGCACGGCCGGCGCCGACAGGTTGACGGCCTCGCCGATCTCGCGTTGCGGCGTGGCGTTGTCGTGCTGCAGGATGTCGAGGATCTTGAGGTCGAACTCGTCAAGTTCGGGCAAGGCGGATCGGATCAAGAGACACCCTCACGAAACAAAATTGCACAAATCGAGCCGGATTAGAGCGCCTTTCTCACTCCGCTTGCAATATCAATGCATCGAGGCAGGAGATTCAGACGCATGCTCATCCGCAACCAGCACCCTGATTATCGCAAGCCGCTTGCATCTGGGGATGCCGAAACCCTCGGTGTCGAGGCGGGTGAAGCCGTCGCGCGATTCCTCGAGCATCGGCCCAATCACCGCGCCACCCCGCTGCGTGCTTTGCCCGCCCTCGCCCGCGATCTCGACGTCGGCGCGATCCAGCTCAAGGACGAAGGCTACCGCCTCGGCCTCGGCAGCTTCAAGGCGCTCGGCGGCGCCTATGCAGTCATCCGCCTGGTGCTCGAAACGGCCGAGGCCAGGCTCGGCCGGCCGGTCGGCATCGACGAGCTGCTCTCCCCTGACGTCGCCAGGATCGCCACGTCGATGACCTTCGGCTGCGCCACCGATGGCAACCATGGCCGCTCGGTCGCGCAAGGCGCCCAGCTTGTCGGCGCACGTTCGGTGATCTTCGTCCATGGCGGCGTCAGCGACAACAGGGTCGAGGCCATTGCCCGCTACGGCGCCGAGATGGTGCGCGTCGCCGGCACCTATGACGATTCGGTCGCCGAAGCGGCACGGGTCTGCGGAGCCAAGGGCTGGACCGTCGTCTCCGATACGTCATGGCCCGGCTACGAACGCATCCCGGGCCTGGTCATGCAGGGCTACACGGCGATCATGCGCGAGGCGCTGGAAAAGCTGCCGCAGCCGCCGACCCATGTCTTCGTCCAGGCCGGCGTCGGCGGCATCGCCGCTGCCATGGCCGCCTATCTCGACGCCCGCCTCGGCGACGAACGCCCGACCTTCGTCGTGGTCGACCCGGCCCGCGCCGCCTGCATCTTCGAGACGGCGCGCGCCGGCGAACCGGTCAAGCTCAATCATGGCGAGCCGACCGTCATGGCGATGCTCGAATGCTACGAACCGTCGCTGCTCGCCTGGCGCATCCTGGCCCGCAAGGCCGACGCCTTCATGACCGTCGAGGACGAGGATGCGGTCGAGGTGATGAACCGGCTGGCGCGTCCGCTCGGCCACGATCCTGTCGTCGTTGCCGGCGAAAGCGGCGCTGCCGGCATGGCCGGGCTGTTCCGCGCCGCCCGCGACCCCGACATGCGCAAGTCCATCGGCCTCGACGCCCATTCGCGCGTGCTGCTCATCGTCACCGAGGGCGCCACCGATCCCGACCGCTACCGCGAGCTGGTCGGGCTGACACCGGCCGATCTCGCCGCCGGCCAGGAGGCCACGGCGAAGTAAGCCAGCAGAATCCCCCTTGTGGGGAGGGAAGGGATCAGGCGTTTGAACCCCATTCGAAACGCCTGCCCTTCCCGCCATGCTGTTGTAATCTGCGCCGGCTAGCTCTTTTCTCCATCCGCAATAGAGAGCCGTCGCCGATGAACCTTGCCATGACCGCACACGCCTCGCTTTTCCCGTCCGAAGCCGAGATCAGCCAGATCCTGGTCGAGCGCATCGACCGGCAGCAACAGGGCGTCGGCATGGTCATAGGCACGTTCGGTCCAGCCGGCCGGCAGGTCGTCGCCCATGGGCGCTTCGGCGCATTCCACACGCGGCCTGTCGATGGCGACACCGTGTTCGAGATCGGCTCGATCACCAAGGTCTTCACCACGCTGCTGCTCGGCGAGATGGTCGGCCGCGGCGAAGTGGCGCTTGACGATCCCCTGGCAAGATACCTGCCCGCATCGGTGACGGTACCGACGCGCGCCGGCCGCCAGATCACGCTGACCGACCTGGCCACCCACACCTCCGGCCTGCCGCGCCTGCCCGACAATTTCGCCCCTGATGACGACGAGAATCCCTATGCCGACTACACGGTCGAGCAGATGTACGATTTCCTCTCGGCCTACCAATTGCCGCGCGACATCGGCGACCACTATGAATATTCCAACCTCGGCATGGGCCTGCTCGGCCACGCGCTCGCCCGCGCCGCCGGCATGGAGTTCGCCCCCCTGCTGCACCAGCGCGTTCTGGCGCCGCTGCGCATGACCTCGACGGCAATCGACGCCACGCCCGAGATGCAGGCGCGGCTGGCGCTGGGCCACGACGCCGACCTGATGCCTGTCGCCAACTGGGACCTGCCGACGCTGGCCGGCGCCGGCGCACTGAAATCGACGGTCGACGA
This genomic window contains:
- a CDS encoding glycosyltransferase family 4 protein — encoded protein: MKIVHLVGHGGLNGVATSSRMLIQAQLDAGHDIMLVQMKGSWIEGQPFNGPIRTVTSDLFSKPDELRRVGYAIRDWGEDVVHAHGSRANKFGLVFRCAAGTPVVMTAHARQFQLPWLFAHEVIAPSKWTADYYARHMLVSRRRLHLIPNMFDTGSIAPATAERRRAARRALGIREEAFLIGSIGHLSQRKNQLDMVGVLRGLLAGGVDAELLVIGADIDGVEPMPGWNAALAGSEVEGRVHLPGQRKDALNLLPAFDLFLMTSRDEQAPIAPLEAMAAEIAVLSTRVGNMVDLLPEERLFAVGDVEGMTAAALRLRDNALRATLGAQDRQTLVRKLAPQRIVSEIDGVYRLAMERAGRRPRRRAA
- a CDS encoding SH3 domain-containing protein codes for the protein MMFRKLAVTAAVLAGTMVLPAIAMAADAFTTGNVNVRSGPGTGYAKVGMLREGTPVDLRGCEGNWCNVYGPRLRGWVSANFLSDYVGRPPAVIVAPTIVVRPPHYRPPHWNRPPNWNRPPKPRPPRPRPPGAHCKIAPGFPCPR
- the uvrB gene encoding excinuclease ABC subunit UvrB, which produces MAKSPDKKSPSAISGRAANKRGGNGVTAYLDASEPLHRDGFGEVPQAEFTGAPLSGSISDWADEIAREAEKPQPKAKKIPEKSSAPTRSARGTSMGGAASAKERAAAGLNPVAGLDISLEDAASLSNSGVTATVAALSALIESGNPLHKNGEIWVPHRPARPEKSEGGIQIVMQSEFEPAGDQPTAIKDLVEGVGNADRTQVLLGVTGSGKTFTMAKVIEQTQRPALILAPNKTLAAQLYAEFKKFFPDNAVEYFVSYYDYYQPEAYVPRTDTYIEKESTINEQIDRMRHSATRSLLERDDVIIVASVSCIYGIGSVETYTAMTFQMQVGDRLDQRQLLADLVAQQYKRQDINFVRGSFRVRGDTIEIFPAHLEDSAWRISLFGDEIEQITEFDPLTGQKTGDLKSVKIYANSHYVTPRPTLNQAIKSIKEELQHRLQELEKAGRLLEAQRLEQRTRFDLEMLEATGSCAGIENYSRYLTGRRPGDPPPTLFEYIPDNALVFIDESHVTVPQIGGMYRGDFRRKATLAEYGFRLPSCMDNRPLRFEEWDAMRPLTIGVSATPGQWEMEEAGGVFAEQVIRPTGLIDPPVEVRPAKNQVDDVVGEIRETTRAGYRTLVTVLTKRMAEDLTEYLHENGVRVRYMHSDIDTLERIEILRDLRLGAFDVLVGINLLREGLDIPECGFVAILDADKEGFLRSETSLIQTIGRAARNVDGKVILYADQITGSMERAMAETTRRREKQMVWNEANGITPESVKSRISDILDSVYEKDHVRADISQFTDDAGSMMGNNLKAHLEALDKQMRNAATDLDFEKAARIRDEIKRLREMELAISDDPLAREVEGQSPSSGREKGKHNKGVAKHRTAEEQERFRKLDEARAAEEAAKAARPNMFRKPELDEMGADGTRPSGKSLFAKPHIDDMGPGTDMTTPAGAVSRSLFKKQSAAEAHGSDYGVPDDGKSLFKKNNLDEMTVRRTEKPVEGVKPIKRAKIGAGSYEDPAEAAREKRRPGKSGRPGK
- a CDS encoding DUF1127 domain-containing protein — protein: MTTMIENQGRTARRGRLARAMLVTVGSAASAIRQWGAARRLSRLDDAALKDLCISRGNIEWAVRQTQGSQDNQGPC
- a CDS encoding LysR family transcriptional regulator; its protein translation is MPYNIDIALLRAFLAVVDTGGMTSSAKVLNLTQAAVSQQVKRLEDSFGCALFERDRKGLKLTPTGERLVVQARRLVRNNDEVWSAMNEAEFEGEIRLGIPSDFVRCFGAPILKQFDQAWPRVRVSLICDITQRLLEKLDGGEVDLTFAVEKKCGHNGETLLSDPLVWVGAKGGQAYERDPLPISTDDETCMLRPFALKALADQGRVWRWVCEDSNFDPILATLDADIAVAPLLASTVPPGFEILGERHGLPSLPSFWINLYQPHAGPTRLSQELALHIRDVVGARSQVLA